A genomic segment from Diospyros lotus cultivar Yz01 chromosome 5, ASM1463336v1, whole genome shotgun sequence encodes:
- the LOC127802543 gene encoding transcription factor ABORTED MICROSPORES, whose translation MNLIQRLVERLRPILNLKAWDYCVIWKLDDDQRFLEWMDCCCVGSAESIENRGEDLLFSVASAPSSCRDVMFQHPRTKSCDLLANLPSSMPLDSGIYAEALMSNQARWLNCSGIIPDALQETVGTRVLIPLPIGLAELFVAEQVPEDQQTIDFVTSQFNMLLIEQQSMINSSNMDNLADENDIHDKDLNNRNPFEPPIPPASTPESLSLPYDISVDRIRLCNNSSMNFLEQFNYSAVQNGSCFEGSNDPFQSNGFQDMDALQKSLMSRPGKRHADAMEPLSKEEQGNDRDTFRQETARSESMSDCDLNEQEDDDQCRRTGKGPQAKNLAAERRRRKKLNERIYSLRSLVPKITKLDRASVLSDAIDFVMELQQQVKDLQHELEQSEHDEGATNTGTSYNQNNDRSEILNQNGIHFGSRDENDNEKGLNGFHVGSATEASKQNMESNTNDNKLRQMEPQVEVAQLDGNKFFVKVFCEHKAGGLVRLMEALSSLGLEVTSVNVTSFRYLVSNIFQVEKRDSEMVQADHVRDSLMKITRNPARDWPEMAKASENENIGMNYNYQEHGGGGRHHHHNHQIGSHPPHFHM comes from the exons ATGAACCTTATTCAACGTCTCGTGGAGAGGCTGAGAcctattttgaatttgaaagcCTGGGACTACTGTGTTATTTGGAAACTAGATGATGATCAAAG GTTTCTGGAGTGGATGGATTGCTGCTGTGTTGGGTCTGCAGAGAGCATCGAAAATCGTGGAGAGGACCTTCTCTTTTCTGTTGCTTCAGCTCCTTCTTCTTGTAGAGATGTTATGTTTCAGCATCCAAGGACCAAGTCCTGTGATCTTCTTGCCAATTTGCCTTCCTCTATGCCCCTCGATTCTGG GATATATGCAGAGGCCTTGATGTCAAACCAAGCCAGATGGTTGAACTGCTCTGGTATTATTCCAGATGCCCTACAA GAAACAGTTGGGACTAGGGTTTTGATTCCACTACCCATTGGACTGGCTGAGCTGTTTGTTGCCGAACAA GTGCCTGAAGATCAACAAACCATAGATTTTGTCACATCCCAGTTTAATATGTTGTTAATAGAACAACAATCTATGATCAATTCTAGCAACATGGACAATCTAGCGGATGAAAATGACATTCACGACAAAGATCTCAACAACCGTAACCCATTCGAGCCACCGATTCCTCCAGCTTCAACGCCGGAAAGTCTGAGCCTGCCATATGACATCTCGGTCGACAGAATCCGGCTCTGCAATAATTCTTCGATGAACTTTCTGGAACAGTTCAATTACTCAGCCGTCCAGAATGGCAGCTGCTTTGAAGGATCAAATGACCCTTTTCAATCCAATGGATTTCAAGACATGGATGCACTGCAAAAGTCCTTGATGAGCAGACCCGGCAAAAGGCATGCGGATGCTATGGAACCTTTGTCCAAGGAGGAGCAAGGGAATGACAGGGATACTTTCAGACAGGAGACTGCTCGGTCTGAATCGATGTCAGATTGCGATCTAAACGAACAAGAAGATGATGACCAGTGTAGGAGGACAGGGAAGGGCCCTCAAGCGAAAAACCTCGCCGCTGAGAGGAGGAGACGGAAAAAGCTAAATGAACGGATCTACTCTCTTCGATCTTTGGTCCCTAAAATAACCAAG TTGGATAGGGCTTCTGTCCTTAGCGATGCAATTGATTTTGTGATGGAGCTACAGCAACAAGTGAAAGATCTCCAACATGAATTGGAGCAATCAGAACATGATGAAGGTGCCACGAACACTGGTACAAGTTACAACCAAAACAACGATCGATCGGAGATTCTGAACCAAAATGGCATTCATTTCGGATCGAGAGATGAAAATGATAATGAGAAAGGTCTTAATGGGTTTCATGTAGGATCTGCAACAGAAGCCTCCAAACAGAATATGGAGTCCAATACTAATGACAATAAGCTGAGGCAAATGGAG CCACAAGTAGAGGTAGCTCAACTGGATGGGAATAAGTTCTTTGTCAAGGTGTTCTGCGAGCATAAGGCTGGGGGCTTGGTGAGGTTGATGGAGGCTTTGAGCTCTCTTGGCTTGGAAGTAACAAGTGTGAATGTGACTAGCTTCAGATACCTGGTTTCAAACATTTTTcaagtagag AAGAGGGATAGTGAAATGGTGCAAGCTGATCATGTCAGAGACTCATTGATGAAGATAACGCGGAATCCAGCCAGAGATTGGCCGGAGATGGCTAAAGCATCCGAGAATGAAAATATTGGAATGAACTACAATTACCAAGAGCACGGCGGCGGAGGACGCCACCATCACCACAACCACCAAATCGGTTCTCACCCCCCTCACTTTCATATGTGA